In the Rhodoferax fermentans genome, AGATTTCCTTGGCGAAAGTACCTTCCGTTTCAATGCGAAGAATCTCACGCAAACTGGTGGCGCCAGCTTCGGCGTCCGCCATGCTGTTCAGTGTGATCTTCAATGCGGGCACATTCACCAGAACTTGATTGAGAAAGTCCTGCCGCAGTGTGGTCAACCCTTGGCGCTCCTGGTGCAGCGCGGCTTGTGCATCCACAACAGCTTTCCGTGCTTGCTCAAGATCGGTGTTGACGACGTTGAACTGATCTAGCTGCTTCTTTAGCTTTTCTTCCAGCGCCACGGCCTGAGATGCATCTTCGGCATTAGTGATGCCTTGGGCCTTGAGTTCCGCCACGATGCGTGCGTACTCATCCAGATGTACTTTATTTTCTTGATGCCATGTGCTCGCATCACTGGCTGCCTGCGCTGCCGCAAGGTCTGCCTGCATGCTGGCGACCAAGGCCGTGATCTGGTCAAAGCTGCCAACCAGCTTCTGAGTCAAGGCTTCCGTCGCAGCCTTTTCCGATTGTTCGGCGGGAGTAGTGGTCTCGAAGTCGATAAGTGCCAGATTCTTCAGGCTCGCTGCTTCCGCAGCACTGGTTTGTAGTGACTGAACATCCTCACCAAGCTGCTTGAAAAATCCCTGTACCGCCCGCTGCTGTTTGCCTGCGCGCTGGTACGCCTTGAGGGCATCGCCAAAGTTCGAGGATGCGAAGACCTTAGCCTTGCGCGATGCCTCCTTGTACTGAAGCTCGACAGCGGGCTTCTGTGCAATCTCAGCCTCCAACGAGCGAACACGTTTTCTGGCAACGTTCACGGCCTCGCGCCTGACGGCAAAGCCTTGTGCCCAAGCCTCCTTGCTGCCGCCCAACACGTCGTCGATGTACTGAATCAGATGCTGCGGGTTATCGGCCAACGCGAGAATCTGCTTCTGGCTGAAGAGCTTCACCGGAAAGTTGCTGCGGGCCTGGTCTTCGGTCAGTTGTGTTGCCTGCCATCCGCCGCTGTCCCAGCGCCGCACCGACACTGCGAACTTGGCATCAGCCCCCTTCATCCAACGGTACTCGAACCGCTCTTCCAGATCGCCTTGGCCCTTGGACACTTCAACCGTGATGCGGGAATCGTGGAGCATCATGCCCGGCTGGTTGCGGCCTGTCTTCTCCTTCTTAAAGTTCTCGAAGGATTGCTTGAGCGCCCCGTCAGAACGCCCGGTTAAGAGTTCGTTTTCGCGTGCCAACCCCAAGCGCAGGCATTCAAGTATGGTGGACTTGCCACTACCACGGCCGCCGATCAAGGCGTTGTAGCTGGGGTTGAAATGAATCGTCAGTGGGTCTTTCTGACGTAGCCGCAGCTTCTCGACCGTGATGCTTTTGATCTTCGAATGATTCAGTTGCTGCGGGTAGTTGGTGCATTGGTTGCTACGGCGGATAGCTGACTCAGGATCAAGCAGCGCCAGCTTCAAGCCCTCGATGGAGGGGGCTGACATCTTCACCCACGTGTAGCCCCGGCCGATGTCACTGGGTTGATGACTGTCCGAACCGAGTACAGATGCCAGGTTAGCCAAGGCAGCAGAATGCGGTTGCAAACAGCTTGCTGTCGGATCAATGATCTCGATGGCATCCAACAACTTGAAAATGGGCCGAAGAGTGTTGTGATCGGACAGTGCGGTCAGCAAGCCTTTGGGTTGATCGACGTGCGCTGCGCAGGCGACCCCACCCGCTGACTGAATGGCACGGATAACTTGCTCGACGCTTTGGCTGGTCACAGCATCGCTGTCACCCGGCGTACCCGTGTAACCAACGCTGCCACGGATGGCGTCAATGTCCGAAGTGCCCTTGCTCGGGTCAAGAATCACCATCAGATGCACGCCACCGCTACACGACAACTCCATTCCCGGAAAGATCGTCATGCCTCCCCACGTAGCAGCATCTTGCTGCTGCAACGTTGCCAGCTCCGCTTTCAGCTTGTCAATCCAGCCACCTGTGTTGTGGTCTGTAACGACAATGCACTGAATACCCTTGTCCAGATAGCCTTGCAGCCACTGGCACGGCGTAATGGCCTTGTCGCCCCGGTAGTCCAAGGACGCGGGCGTGTGATTGTGGAAATCGAACTTCCACCAGCGCGAGCCGGGGTAACTGTGGGTCATGCGTGGTCCTCCCCATCGCCGAACAGGCCACCTTGACGCGGCGGCTCAACTTTCGGTTTCTGCTGCATCGGCAGATTTTCAACATTCAGGCTGTAGTCGTCGTGACCCCATTCGCACTTGCTCAGAACCATCTTCGGAATCTTCTTGAGCGTGAGATTGGCAAAACGCTCCGCCGAGCCGCGATAGGCCGCGCAACACACCAAAAGACTGCGCCCTTCGCCCACCTCGTCACTCAAAGCCTGTAGCTGGTCGGCGTTGAGCGTCTGCGTTGTGACGTAGATGAAGTCTGTCTCGGTGCTGTAGCCGTGCTGCCAGTAGTGGGCATCATTGGGCGCGTAAGTGAAGCCTTCCAGCTTGCAGATCGCCGCCGCAAGCATCTCAGCGTTGTATTCCTTGTTGATGACCCAGTGGCCCCAACGGTCTTGCTGCAACATACTTGAGGCAAGGCGATAGTACCTAAAGCCACCACCGCCCTCCCAGGCCACCTCACTAGTTATTCCCCCAGAATCCTCTCCATCAATAACTTTTTTCAATCTTGGAATGACGTGTGTATGGCACGTGTCCTCCAACTCAACCATGATCCAGCGCCTGCCCATCTTGTGAGCGACTGCACCAGTAGTCCCAGAACCTGCAAAGGAATCCAAAACCAAATCACCTGGGCTCGTCGAAATTGTCAGTATTCGATGAATAAGCCCCTCCGGCTTAGGAGTGGAAAATGGCTCAATTCCGGCAAGTAGCTTTCTCAGATGATCGCGCTTTGCCGCTTGGTTCGATCCGACTTCATCTGCGGGCCACCAAGTTTTCGGAACAAACCCATCTTGAACCTCTGACAGATAGCTCTTAATGATGGGAAGTCTATCGCCATCCTTGCCAAAATAGACGCGACCTTCTTCTTGGGCCTTCTTTAAGGTCGCCTCAGAAAAGCGCCAGTAATTTCCGGGCGGCGGGACTATTGATCGACCTGACGGCAATGAAACAGGGTATCTATTTTTTCAGT is a window encoding:
- a CDS encoding TrlF family AAA-like ATPase, whose translation is MTHSYPGSRWWKFDFHNHTPASLDYRGDKAITPCQWLQGYLDKGIQCIVVTDHNTGGWIDKLKAELATLQQQDAATWGGMTIFPGMELSCSGGVHLMVILDPSKGTSDIDAIRGSVGYTGTPGDSDAVTSQSVEQVIRAIQSAGGVACAAHVDQPKGLLTALSDHNTLRPIFKLLDAIEIIDPTASCLQPHSAALANLASVLGSDSHQPSDIGRGYTWVKMSAPSIEGLKLALLDPESAIRRSNQCTNYPQQLNHSKIKSITVEKLRLRQKDPLTIHFNPSYNALIGGRGSGKSTILECLRLGLARENELLTGRSDGALKQSFENFKKEKTGRNQPGMMLHDSRITVEVSKGQGDLEERFEYRWMKGADAKFAVSVRRWDSGGWQATQLTEDQARSNFPVKLFSQKQILALADNPQHLIQYIDDVLGGSKEAWAQGFAVRREAVNVARKRVRSLEAEIAQKPAVELQYKEASRKAKVFASSNFGDALKAYQRAGKQQRAVQGFFKQLGEDVQSLQTSAAEAASLKNLALIDFETTTPAEQSEKAATEALTQKLVGSFDQITALVASMQADLAAAQAASDASTWHQENKVHLDEYARIVAELKAQGITNAEDASQAVALEEKLKKQLDQFNVVNTDLEQARKAVVDAQAALHQERQGLTTLRQDFLNQVLVNVPALKITLNSMADAEAGATSLREILRIETEGTFAKEIYGETDDDPPKPCGMVWDLVNPALASSVPERLQEIKQSLEEMNEQVLNTKLHGKFVKKLKDMKPEVASVVFDELAAWFPEDAVDLQYKRDESSSFQSLQQASAGQKTAAILSFLLAHGSEPLLMDQPEDDLDNALVSQLVVAQLRNNKNRRQLIVITHNANIVVNGDAELVMPMEFVGGQIVNNTAGGLQERSVRKKVCEIMEGGEKAFEQRYKRILKDMERTA
- a CDS encoding DNA methyltransferase, producing MPSGRSIVPPPGNYWRFSEATLKKAQEEGRVYFGKDGDRLPIIKSYLSEVQDGFVPKTWWPADEVGSNQAAKRDHLRKLLAGIEPFSTPKPEGLIHRILTISTSPGDLVLDSFAGSGTTGAVAHKMGRRWIMVELEDTCHTHVIPRLKKVIDGEDSGGITSEVAWEGGGGFRYYRLASSMLQQDRWGHWVINKEYNAEMLAAAICKLEGFTYAPNDAHYWQHGYSTETDFIYVTTQTLNADQLQALSDEVGEGRSLLVCCAAYRGSAERFANLTLKKIPKMVLSKCEWGHDDYSLNVENLPMQQKPKVEPPRQGGLFGDGEDHA